From the Ralstonia wenshanensis genome, the window CGCGTGCTGCCGATGCAGGTCGCGAACCACCCCGAGCGCAACAAGATCTACAACTGCCTGGGCTCGCCCAATCTGCCGCTGATCGACATCGGCGGGCCGGTCAACCTGGAACCTGGCGACGTCGCCATGCTGTGCTCTGACGGCCTGTGGGGCAGCGTGCAGGAAGACGAACTGATCGACACCTGCACCAGCTTCTCGGTCACGCAGGCAATTCCCGAACTGATTGCCCGTGCGCTGCGCAATGCCGGCGACACGGCCGACAACACCACCGCCATCTCCATGATGTGGGAGCTGGACGCCGTAACCACCACGCAGGATTCGGTGCAGACCGACACCCTCCCCCTGAACGCCTTCACCACGTCCATCCTGGACGCGCCGCAAAGCGAATCGGGGCTGATGTCGGAAGAGGAAATCGAGCGCTCCATCGCGGAAATCCGCGCCGCCATCGACAAGACCAGCAACCTGACGCGCTAAGCACGTCGCGCAGTCCTCATCCGGCCCGCCCTGCCGAGCGCAGCGCGGGCCGGTATCATGTCGGGCTAACCGTTTTCCTCAGCGAGACCCCCACATGCGACCCAGCGGCCGCCAGCCCGACCAACTCCGTCACGTCACCCTCACCCGCAACTTCACGCGCCACGCCGAAGGCTCGGTGCTGGTCTGCTTTGGCGACACGCAAGTGCTCTGCACGGCCAGCGTGCTCCCCAAGGTGCCGCCGCACAAGAAAGGCAGCGGCGAGGGCTGGGTGACGGCCGAATACGGCATGCTGCCGCGCTCGACGCACACGCGCTCCGACCGGGAGGCCGCACGCGGCAAACAGACCGGCCGCACGCAAGAAATCCAGCGCTTGATCGGCCGCGCGATGCGCTCGGTGTTTGATCTGCGCGCGCTGGGCGAGCACACGCTGCATCTCGACTGCGATGTGCTGCAGGCCGATGGTGGCACGCGCACGGCCAGCATTACCGGCGCGTTCGTCGCCGCATATGACGCTGTCTCGGTCATGCGCGAAAAGGGCCAGTTGGTGGGCAACCCGGTCCGCGACTTCGTGGCCGCCGTATCGGTGGGCGTGGTGGATGGCGTACCGGTGCTCGACCTGGACTACCCCGAAGACTCGGCGTGCGATACCGACATGAACGTCGTCATGACCGGCAGCGGCGGCTTTGTGGAAGTGCAAGGCACGGCGGAAGGCACGCCGTTCTCGCGCGCTGAAATGGACGCACTGCTGAATTTGGCCGACCAAGGCATCCGCACGCTGATCGGCCTGCAAAAGCAGGCCTTGGGCCTGTGAACGACACTGCCATGCGCAAGATCGTTCTGGCATCGAACAACGCCGGCAAGCTGGCCGAGTTCAACGCGCTGCTGGCCCCCCTCGGTTTCGACGTGACGCCGCAAGGCGCGCTCGGCATTCCCGAGGCGGAGGAGCCCTATGCGACCTTCGTTGAAAACGCGCTCACCAAGGCACGCCACGCGAGCCGTGTCTCCGGCCTGCCTGCGCTGGCAGATGACTCCGGCATCTGCGTGCATGCGCTGGGCGGCGCGCCGGGCGTGTATTCAGCGCGCTATGCGCAACTGGTGGGCGAGCCCAAAACGGACGCCGCCAACAACGCCCGCCTCGTCCGTGAACTGGCCGGCAAGGCGGACCGCGGGGCGCACTATGTTTGCGTGCTCGTCTACGTGCGCCATGCCGATGACCCGCAGCCGATCATTGCCGAAGGCAACTGGTTTGGCGAGGTGATCGACACCCCGCGCGGCGACGGCGGCTTCGGCTACGACCCCCACTTCCTGCTGCCTGATCTCGGCAAGACCGCTGCCGAGCTGACCAAGGCCGAGAAGAACAGCGTGAGCCATCGTGCACAAGCCCTCGCGCAGCTTGTCGAACGGCTGCGCACCTTTGAAAACGCCTGAAGTTCCGATGATCCCGATTCACCCCGCCGGCGCAGCCAAGACGCCTTCCTCAACTGCCGCTGAGACTGGTGACAAGGTCACCTCCGTCTTCCTGCAGCCGGGCAAGATCAGCCTGCCCGCTTCGCCGCCGCTGTCCTTGTACGTGCACGTGCCGTGGTGCGTACGCAAGTGTCCGTACTGCGATTTCAACTCGCATGCGGAGCCGGACCAGGGCATCCCGGAAGAGCGCTTTCTCGCTGCCGTGCGTCAGGATCTGGAGGCCGCGCTGCCGATGGTGTGGGGCCGGCATGTGCATACGATCTTCATCGGTGGCGGCACGCCCAGCTTGTTGTCGGCACAGGGGCTGGATCGTCTGCTGTCGGACATCCGCATGCTGCTGCCGGTCGACGCCGACGCCGAGATCACCATGGAAGCCAACCCGGGCACGTTTGAGGCAGAACGCTTCCGCAGCTATCGCGCCAGCGGCGTGAACCGCCTGTCGATCGGCATCCAGAGCTTCAACGACGCACACCTGCAGGCGCTTGGCCGCATCCACAGTGCCGCCGAAGCGCGCGCCGCGATCGACATCGCCCGCGCGCATTTCGACAACATCAACCTCGACCTGATGTTCGCCCTGCCGGGCCAGACACTCGCCGAATGCGAGGCTGATGTGGAGGCCGCGTTGTCGTGCGATACGAACCACGTGTCGCTGTACCACCTGACGCTGGAGCCGAACACGTACTTCGCCAAGTACCCGCCCGCGCTGCCGGATGACGACACGGCGTTTGCGATGCAGGACTGGATTCACGCGCGGCTGGCGGCGGCGGGTTACGAGCACTACGAGGTATCGGCGTATGCCAAGGCGGGCAAGCGCTGCAAGCACAACCTGAATTACTGGCAATTCGGCGATTACCTCGGCATCGGGCCAGGCGCGCACGGCAAGCTGAGCTTTCCGCACCGGGTCATCCGCGAGATGCGGCACAAGCATCCCGACACGTATCTGCGTCAGGCTGAGACGGCCGGCGGTGCGGCGGTCATGCAGGAGCAGCGCGAAGTCGACGCCGCCGACCTGCCGTTCGAATTCATGCTCAATGCGCTGCGTCTGACCGACGGTTTCCCGGTCACGCTGTTCCAGGAGCGCACCGGCCTGCCGCTGCGCTCCATTGAGCGACAACTCGACGCCGCCGAGCAGCGCGGCTTGCTGACGCGCGACCATGTCGCCATCCGCCCGACCGAGCTGGGCCAGCGATTCCTCAATGATTTGCAGGAATTGTTCTTGGCTGACGACGAAAACTGACGGTAACCGGTGCCAAGTTGCGCCAGGTGCCGTTACAATGGCGCCCTTGCTCGCAACGAGCAGCGCAGTACGAAGGAAGCGTGGCCGAGTGGTTTAAGGCAGCAGTCTTGAAAACTGCCGATGGGGTGACCCATCCGTGAGTTCGAATCTCACCGCTTCCGCCAGTCTTTGCCTTGCCACAGGGCGCTCCAGATTTCTCCAGCACGCCCTCGCCGCGTCGATTGACAACGCCGTGCGGCGGGCATTTCCGCTTTTACCAGTTCCGGGTCTTCAATAGCGCATGCCGTGTTAGTGCCGCGCCATTGGCCAAAGCGCATCGGGATCTTGTCCAAGCGCTTTGGCAATGGCCAGACGAACGCGCTTGGCCCCACTGCCCGCAATGGAAGACGACAGCAGTTGCGGAGTGACGTCGTCCAAACCCAGCTTTTCTGAAAGTTCACGCAAGGTGGCCTTGCCGAAACGCTCGTTGAGGAGGCGTTTTACGGTGGGTATGGCGCGGGGAAATTCGCGAGGAGCGGGCGTGCCGCCGCCTACCTGACTAGCGCTCTTGCGCTCCTTCGGCTCTATCGACAAATCGGCCGACTGAGGCAGAGAGTTCTCGGCCATTGAACGGCCTAAATTGGTCAAAGCTTCAGCTGCGTCTCGCCCTGTGCTGGAGCACATCGTGTCCGGTGCGACCAACACCGCAAAATAACGTCCGCGATCCTGGTACAACCTTACCTTACAAATTAAATCCATATTTATTGGGGCGCTAAATCAAAACCGGTTTATTGATTATTCTTCTTTTTAAATGGAATAACCTGACCGCCTCTGCTGCGCGTCGTTACCAAAGCCGAGGACGAAAGCGCTATCCCAAGCCCCTCGGGGGCTTGGGTTGGTCGAGCGCATGAAGACACTTCCCCGTTCTTCAAAAAAAGTACGACTTGTTCTTATATTGATTCACCAATGATCTAATTGGTGATGGTCTGCACATCCACGCCGAAGCAATGTCGCCGAAATGCCGACTCGAAAAGACCTGGGAGCATCCGCTCACCCGGGCCTGCGAGTCGGGCTTGGCCTACCGCGACCAAACGACTTGCTGTTTTTCCCCGTTACCCGCCCCGCGTCGACCCTATGAAACCGCGCAGGTGCTGAATATTGTTATGAGGCATGATGCTCACACCGCATATTGTCGAGAACGATAGCAGACGCTATTCTGACTGGCACCCTGCTAATTAGAGGGCTGAACCTGCCAGCAGATGCCGTTCGTGTCTGCTGCTTTTTGGTGCAACGGGCTTGAATCAGCATATTCCGGGGACGCGGTAAGCGCTGGCAGCGCTGTCAATGATCACAGCCTTGTGCAACCGTTTGTCGGTGCCTGGGATTGCGACCCAGCTTGGTCATGCACATCGGCGCCGGCCACCACTTCTTTTGTATTGCAACCAAACGCGGCAGACCATGGAAGTCCTCAATGATGTGAGCGCGATCGCTTTGGCCAATAGCCTTCCGGATGGCGTCTTCCTGGTCGACGAGCGGGGGCGGATCCGTCACGCCAACGCGGCCTGGCAAGACCTCCTTGGTTATCGGCCATCCGAGCTGGTCGGGCAATGCATGCTTGAACTCGTAGCGCCGGACGACCGCGACAGAACCCGAAGGGAGGCCGGTCGCGTTCAGGCGGGTGCAAAGTGCACCGGATTCGAAAATCGCTATCGCCACCAGCTTGGCACCGATGTCCAGTTGTCATGGTCGGCGCAGTGGAGCGTCGAGCACCGACTGCGCATCGGCGTGGCGCGTGACGTCACCGCAACGCGGGCCCTGGCCGAGCAGAGCCAGCTGGCGCAACTGCAAGCGCGTCTGGCGCCTCACGAATCCCGGGTATTGCAGTTGTTGTTGACGGAGGCTGCGGAAAAGCAGATCGCGGAACAGCTCGGCCTGGCCACGTCGACAACGCACTCTTACATCACGAATATCTATCGCAAATTCGGCGTCCGTGGCCGCGCTGGGCTGATGAGCCTGTGGCTCAAAGAGATGCAGAACCGCTGATACCCGCTTTGTTCATGGCCGGGCCTTGGTAGAGGAGCGCTTGCGCTCACCGGTTACCTACGACACCGGTACGCCAACTCCGCCTTGTGCCCGGCCACCCACTCGATATCACAGCACCGTCGCATCACCATCTGGCACAAATAGCGCGTGCCCCCTGCGCTATACTGCCGCCCGTCACGCACACAACGTGACCTCGGATTGGCGTCCGGGAGCAGATACAGGCGGGTAACCGCCGGCTGGCGGTTTTTTTACGCCCGTTCATCAAGTGCCTCCTATGGCCGGGCCTTGGTGAGGGAGCGCTCGCGCTCGCCGGTTTCCTGTATCGCCGGTACGCCAACCTTGCCTTGTGCCCGGCCACCCCGATTGGCGTCGGGGTTCGGGTACCTAGACCCGATACAGGAGCATCGAAATGCGCCACGCCCTTGCTCGCCTAGAGGACACGCAATCTACTTTCCCAGATACCCTCGGTAATCACAACGACGGGACTGAGCAACTTCAACGGCAACGTGCCGACCTCGTGCGAGCGCTGGCCGCGGCCGAAGCATCCGTAAGAAGATTTCCCCTCGGCTCATTGCAACAGGCCAACGCGCGGGCCCGTGTCACGCGTTCGCAGAGAGAATTGCGACGCCTGAAAGCCGCGCTTGGCACGCCAAAGCGGCATCAGGACGTGGGCGACTTCCTGATCGAGATGTTCCGCGAGCGCGTCTCCTTCAGCGAGTGGCAGTGCATCGTCGCCGAAGCCCGACGCCGCCACGACTCAAAAGCGACGGAAGGTCAAATCGGTACGCTCCCTGCGGGGCTGGGCGCACAAAGCTGATATAGTCGCGTCGCCTCCGATTTCTGAACTTTGCGATGTCTCTCGTACTCCGCCGAACCGTCCTCACGTTCGTTGCCGCAGCCTCGGTTGCAGGCGCCGGCTTGGTCCACGCGCAAGCCAGTGCGCCACAAGCGCCAGCAGCGTCCACGGCTGCATCGGGCGGTACCGTCGCTGAACTGCAGCAGTTGCTGGCGCAGAAACGCCTGACCGAACTGCGCACGACCTACAACGGCGACTACGGCACCAGCCTGCTGCTCGTCAACGAAGACACCACGGCCTACGTTGCCCTGTCGTATCGCAAAGAATTGTGGCGCGTGTACAAGTTTGCGTCGGTCGCTCCGGCCGAAGGCGCATACGACACGCTGGCCAGCCAGACCCGTACGTGGGCCGAAGATGATCTGCGCCGCGCCGTCACGGCGGGCCAGAAGGCGCAACTGGAGCGCGAAGCCCAGGCGGCTCAGCAGCGCGCCGAATCGCTCAGCCAGGAAGTGCGGATCATGCAGGCGCAGCGTCAGAAGATGCTGACCCAACAGCAGACCATGCGCCAGGAAACCAAGGCGCTGGACATTGAGCGCCGCGCGTATCAAACCCAGGTTGAATCGCTGCAGCAGCAGATCCGCCTGCTGGAAAAGCAGCTGAATGATCCGCACTGGTCGCCTGCGCCGTAACGATCTTTGGCGCCACCTCCCTGGCCTGCGCGAGAGCGGCGGGCCAGCGACCTCTCCGCGCTAGATGCAGCACGCATCGACTTAAGACCAATCTGATCGACCACCGTCCATCTGCCGCTTAGCATGGCGCCTGCTTGCGCAGCCGGCTTGGATGTCCGCTGCGGCCATCAGCGGAGACGGCCTTGGAATCCCCCAACTTCATCATCGACGGACACCTGCGCCTACCGGGTCTGGTGCGTATGCCGCCGCCCTTCGGGCCAACGCTCGATAACGTGCAGGCCAACGCCGCTACACAGGTCAGCGCGCCGATCGATCCCGCAGCCAACACGTGGGGGGACGCTGGTGCTGCGGACCACGGGCAGTGGCGTCGACGCGTGACTGTGCTGTCGATTGGCATGGCGTGCACATTGGCGGCTGCGCTGCTTGGCTGGCAGACCGGGCAGCATCGGCAACCCGCTGCACAGCTTGATCAAACAACCGTGGCCGCCCTCCCCCCGCAGACCGCATCGCCACGTTCACTCGATCATTCTTTTGCGTCGCCGGCGGCGCCCGTGGAAACCAACGAAGCCACGGAGCCGCATGCCGCCACCACGGCAGCAGCCGCAGCCAACGTTGCCCAGGCGACCGATATGACTTTCGACGAAACGGAAGTTGCCGCGCCGGTCATCGCTGCAACACCGCCGGCCGCGACGCCATTGCCGGTGAAGCCGCGGCCTCGAGCGCTGGCGCAGGCCGTCGCGCGCCCGCCGACGGCGTCCGAATTGCAGCACACACCCGTGTTGCACGACGAAACGCCAGCGTCCATCGAAGCCGAATGGGCCACGGCCGACACGGCGCCGATCACCTCAGCCTATGCAGCGCCGGGCACACCGGTGCACATCGAACTACAACGGCATAAGCGCTTCACGGACTGAACAGCGCGCTGCGCCGTCGCGCTAGCTCAGTGCAGCTGGCCGCCCGTTTCGCGTACGTCGTGCAACGTGCGCAGCGTTGTCTCGATGGCGATGCGCAGACCAGTCACGATGGTGTCGTGCGCCATGCTCGGTTGCCCCGGGTGCTTGGCTGCCTGCGACGGCAGATACGGGATGTGGATGAAGCCGCCGCGCGTGGGCAGCTTGTGACGGGCGATGGCATGCATCAGCCCATAGAAGACGTGGTTGCAGACAAAGGTACCGGCCGTCTGCGACACCGACGCAGGAACACCGCCCGCACGCAACTCGCGCACGATGGCCTTGATCGGCAGCGTTGAAAAATACGCGGCCGGTCCGTCGCTTGCGATTGCGATATCGATGGGCTGTTTGCCGGCGTTATCGGCAATGCGGGCGTCGTCGACATTGATGGCGATGCGCTCGATGGCCATCTCGGCGCGGCCACCGGCCTGCCCCACGGCGATCACCACATCCGGCTGCAGTGTCTGCAGCAACTTGCCGAGCACTTTGTTGGATTCACCAAAGATGGTCGGCAACTGGTGCGCAACGATGTCGGCGCCGGCGATTCCCTGCCCATCGAGGGTGCGCACGGCTTCCCACGACGGATTGATGGGTTCGTTCTCGAACGGATCGAAACCGGTGACGAGGACGGTAGGCATGACGTTCTCCTGCGTGCTGCGTAAGACTAAAACGATGATAAACGTCCGTCGAACATCATGCCCAAGCGCGTTGCGGCGTCAGTTGGCCTTGCTGCGCTTGTTCTCGAAGTTCAACAGGATGTCGACTTCTTCCGTGCCCGCGGTGTGCAGCCATTCACGCGTCAGGCGTTCGCCCAGGCGGCGCATGTCGCCCTGCAAGGTCACGTCGGGATTGAGCACGCGCACGCCGGTCTTGGCGAGCTCGGCTTCATCGCGCTCATAGGTCTGGCGGCTGGCGTCCCAACCCCGCGTCTCGTAATCCTTGGCGAGCTTGAGCACGGTCTGCTGCATCGCCGGCGGGAGCTTGGCGAAGCGCGCCTCGTTGACGAACACGGCGTTCTTCGGGATCCACGCGTTGACCTTGTAGTAATAGGTCATGCGCTGGCCAGCCTTCGTTTCCAGACCGGTGGACGGCGAGGTGACCATCGTGTCGATCCGCCCGCCGGCAATCGCGGCGGTCAGATCGGCGGCTTCCACCTGCACGGCCTGGGCACCATACAACTCGGCAATGCGCTTTTGCGCCGCGTTATAGGTGCGCAAACGATGTCCCTTCAGGTCGGACAAACGGGCGATCGGTGTTTCGGAATACAGGTTCTGCGGCGGCCAGGGTACGGCGTACAGCAGGCGCAATCCGTTGGCCTTCATCAGCGCTTCGATGTGGCTGCGCGAGGCATCCCACAGCAGGCGCGCATCGTTGTAGCCCGACACCACGAAGGGAATCGAATCCACGCCGAAGAGCGGATCGCGCTGGGCCAGCGTCGAAAGCATCACCTCCCCCGCCTCGGCTTTGCCGTCCTTGACGCCGTCAAAGATGGCGGCCGGCTTGAGCAGCGTACCGTTCGGATAAACCTCAAGCTTGAGCCCGCCGTTGGTGGCGCTGCTGACGGCGCTGGCGAAGGCCTGCAGGTTTTGCGTATGGAAATTGAGGGCCGGATACGGCGTGGCCACTCGGAGCGTTTCCGCGCTGGCGTGCGCGGCGGAAATCAGCGACAGGGCGCTAACTGCGAGAACACAAAGAAAGCGGCGTCCCGACATGGAACGGCCGCTCGTCATCTGGCTGCTCATGAATCCCCCCGGAGAAAGAGCACGATGCGAGGTCTACGACCGCATGCCCTTGTCTCGCGGGCAGCGATCGCGCTTGGTGACGTCGGCGGGGGAAGAACCGCCCGCGTGACGCACACCGCACGCGACGCATTAAACACGATTAGTGGAGCATCAGGAAGTACAAGAGCAGGATATTGGCTGTAAGCAACAGCAGCGCGGTCGGGACTTGCGCTTTGATCACAGCGTTCTTATCGGACAACTCCAGCAACGCAGCCGGCACGATATTGAAGTTCGCCGCCATCGGGGTCATCAGCGTGCCGCAGTAGCCCGAGAACATGCCGATGGCCGCCATCACCGCCGGGTTGCCATGGAACACGCCCACCAGGATCGGCACCCCCACGCCGCCCGTCATGACCGGGAAGGCTGCAAAGCCGTTGCCCATGATGACGGTGAACAGCGCCATGCCCACGCAATAGACAACGACCGCAACGAGGCGATAGTCCATGTTGATGTAGGCGGTGGTCAGGTGCGCAACAGCCTTGCCCACTCCGGCATCGGCGAAGACGAGACCCAGCATGGCCAGCATCTGCGGCAGCACCAGCGCCCAGCCGAGCGACTCCGTCAGCCGGCGCGATTCACGCATGGCCTGCACCGGCGTGTCGCGCGTCAGCCAGCACGCCAGCGCGAGCGAGATGATGCAGCCCAGGCCCAGCGAGACGAAGGTCTGGTTCTTCGGATCGAGCAGCAGATCGCCGCCGATCTTGATGTCCTTCAGGAACACGCTGCCGATGACGGTGACCAGCGGAATGGTCAGTGCCGGAATGAACAGGCGGTTACCCAGGCGTTTGGCGGATGCACGGCGCTCTTCTGCCGGCAGTTCGCCATGCTTGCCCAGCGTTACACCGCCCGTGCCGGCCAGCAGCGCCATCACCACGGCGCCGATGCCCACCGCGATCGGCGGGATCTTGTCGCCAACGAGAAAGATGACGGCGAAGATCGCCCAGAACAGGCCCGTGGTCCAGCGACGCGGGTGGTTCTTGTCGGCAAAGGTCATCAGCGCGGTGATCGTCAGGATGATCCCGGCCAGCCAGTACAGATAGTTGATTGACAGAATCATGGCTTACCCCTGCTTGGCCGCGGCCGCGTTGGTGTTAGCGGCGGCACCCATTTCACGGGCAAGCCAGCCGTCCAGGCGCTTGAGGCGCACCGAGTGGATCAGGAACGCGCAGACCGCGGTCGGGATGCCCCACACAGCGATGTGCAGCGGTTCCACGTCGATGCCCGAGCCGAGCAGGAACGTGTGCATCAGCGCGATGGCGCCAAAGGCCACGAAGATGTCTTCGCCGAAGAACAGGCCGACGTTGTCGGTGGCGGCGCAGAAGGCCAGCAGGCGTTCGCGCACCGGCGCCGGCAGTTTGCCGAAGCGGTTTTCGGCGGCACCTTCGGCCATTGGGGCCAGCAGCGGACGGACCATCTGCGGATGCCCACCGAGGCTCGTCAGACCGGCAGCCGCCGTCAGCTCGCGCACGGCGAGGTAGACGATCAGCAGACGGCCCACCGTGGCCGATTGGATGCGCGAGATCCAGTTCTGCGCGTGCTCACGCAAGCCGTGACGCTCGAGCAAACCCACCACCGCGAGCGGCAGCAGGATGATCAGCGGCAACGTCCGCGTCTTGATGATGCCCGTCCCGATCGCCGTCAGGATTTGGTCGATGGACATCGATGCCGCAAAGCCGGTGGCGATGGCGGCCACGGCCACCACCAGCATCGGATTGAATCGCAGGATGAACCCCGCGATGATGACGGCCACCCCGATCAGCGGCCATAGATTCACTGCCGTACCCATGTGGTGCTTCCCCCCAAGTTAATAAAAAGCCCCGCTGGAAGGACGGGGCCGTGGCTCAGGCGCCGGCGCGAACAGCGATCCCTTCGCTGCCCAGCCGTTCCCGAATGCGTCGCGCGAACGCCAGCGCATGCGCGCCGTCGCCGTGCAGACAAACCGTTTCCGCGCGGATCGGAACCCACGTGCCATCGATGGCCTTTACGCGCTGCTCGCGCACCATCGTCAGCGTCTGGTCGAGCGCGGCATCTTCGCTGTCGATCAGGGCACCCGGCGTGCCGCGTTTGACGAGCGAGCCGTCCGCGTTGTACCCGCGATCGGCAAACACCTCTTCCTTGGCCTGCAGGCCAAGCTCGCGCGCGGCCTTGACCAGCTCACCGCCCGCCAGACCAAACACGACGAGCGACGGATCGAAATCACGGATCGCGCGCACGATGGCGACGGCCAGAGGCCGGTCACGCGAAGCCTGGTTGTACAGCGCGCCATGCGCCTTCACGTGGGCGAGCTTGCCACCCTGCGCGCGCACGATGGCCGACAGCCCGCCGATCTGGAACAGCACGCCCGCGTAGATTTCATCCGGCGGGAGGTGCATTTGAGTGCGGCCGAAGTTTTCGCGATCAGGAAAACTCGGATGCGCGCCGATCGATACGCCCTGGCGTAGCGCCCAGCCGACGGTCTGGCGCATCGTGTTGACGTCGCCGGCGTGCCAGCCGCACGCGATGTTGGCGGAACTCACCAGCGTGAGGAGCGCCTCGTCGGTATCGCAGCCCTCGCCGAGGTCGGCGTTCAGATCAATTGCAGTCATGGTGTTGTCTTCCGGTGCATCAGGCGTTCAGTCGCGTCTTGGCGGTGCGGTGCGCGCTCGACAGAATGCCCTGGCGCTGCCAATCCAGCGCGGTTTCAATTTGCTGCAGATACCGTGCCACGTCGGCGCGGGCGGCTTCGGCCTGCTCCAGCGTCACGCGCTCGAAGCGCACGCGCGTGCCAAGCGGAATCTGCGCCAGCCGCCATTGGTCGGCCAGGATGACGGAGCCGATCTTCGGATAGCCGCCCGTGGTTTGCGCATCGGCCATCAGCACAATGGGCTGGCCAGACGGCGGCACCTGGATCACGCCAGGCACCACGCCGTGCGAGAGCAGATCGCCGCTGCGCTGCTTCTTGCGCTTGAGTTCCGGCCCTTGCAGGCGAAAGCCCATGCGGTTGCTGTTGGGCGTAAGCGTCCAGTCTGATTCCCAGAACGCGGCTTGCGCGTCGGCAACGAAATCGTCGTATTCGGGACCCGGCAACACGCGCATGACGGGCGTGTCCTTCTGCGCGCGGTCGAATGTCCAGCGGGCTGCCTTCACGGCAACGGTATCGCCGCTGATGTCGGGGGCATACGTCGTATCGGCAGGCAGCACGGGCAGCCTGTCGCCGTCCTTCAGCGGGCGCCCGTCAAGGCCGCCGAATCCGGCTTTCAGATCGGTGCTGCGCGAGCCCATCATCTCGGGCACATCAATGCCACCGGCCACGCAGAGATAGGCGCGCACGCCGCCCTGGGCCACACGCAAGGTCAGCGTCTGACCGCGCTGCACGGGAATGGCGCGCCATGCATGCACCGGTGCGCCGTCAAGCGTGGCGCGGCAATCCGCACCCGTCAGCGCGATCAGGCCATTGGCGTGGAAGCGCAGCGTGGCGTTGCCCAGCGTGAACTCGATGCCCGCCGCATCACTGCGGTTACCAACCAGGCGGTTGCCCACATACAGCGACAGCGGATCGAGCGCGCCCGACGTGCATACGCCAAAGCGGCGATAGCCGGTGCGGCCCAGGTCTTGCACGGTGGCCAGCACGCCGGCACGCACGATCTCGATCATGGGTTGGGGTTTCGAACTCATGCGAGCACCTTCGAGGCAACAAAACGGATGCGGTCTCCAGGCGAGAGCAGCGTGGGGGGATTGCGCTGCGGCATGAAGAGCGCCGCGTCTGTACGGCCCAGCAGTTGCCAGCCACCGGGGGATGCGGCCGGGTAGATGCCCGTCTGCTCACCGCCGATGCCCACCGAGCCGGCCGGCACGGCCATGCGCGGCTCGGCGCGGCGCGGCGTGGCGAGCGACTTGTCGAGCCCGCCCATGTAGGCAAAGCCGGGCTGGAAGCCCAGGAAATAGACGATGTATTCGGGCGCGGTGTGGCGACGCACGACTTCGGCCGTGCTCAGGCCAGTGTGCCTGGCCACTTCGCGCAGGTCGGGACCTTCGTCACCGCCATATGCGACTTCGATGTCGACGAGTTTGCCGTCGGCCACC encodes:
- a CDS encoding PP2C family protein-serine/threonine phosphatase, yielding MRFSVYQESKKGARRVNQDRMGYCFTRDAMLMVLCDGLGGHSLGEVAAQQALQTMARQFQRHARPSIRNPRDFLHESIMLAHRDIHRYAETNGLPDAPRTTIVCALAQRGSLHWAHAGDSRMYLMRKGELVTRTRDHSKIENLLQQDRVLPMQVANHPERNKIYNCLGSPNLPLIDIGGPVNLEPGDVAMLCSDGLWGSVQEDELIDTCTSFSVTQAIPELIARALRNAGDTADNTTAISMMWELDAVTTTQDSVQTDTLPLNAFTTSILDAPQSESGLMSEEEIERSIAEIRAAIDKTSNLTR
- the rph gene encoding ribonuclease PH; this translates as MRPSGRQPDQLRHVTLTRNFTRHAEGSVLVCFGDTQVLCTASVLPKVPPHKKGSGEGWVTAEYGMLPRSTHTRSDREAARGKQTGRTQEIQRLIGRAMRSVFDLRALGEHTLHLDCDVLQADGGTRTASITGAFVAAYDAVSVMREKGQLVGNPVRDFVAAVSVGVVDGVPVLDLDYPEDSACDTDMNVVMTGSGGFVEVQGTAEGTPFSRAEMDALLNLADQGIRTLIGLQKQALGL
- the rdgB gene encoding RdgB/HAM1 family non-canonical purine NTP pyrophosphatase, giving the protein MRKIVLASNNAGKLAEFNALLAPLGFDVTPQGALGIPEAEEPYATFVENALTKARHASRVSGLPALADDSGICVHALGGAPGVYSARYAQLVGEPKTDAANNARLVRELAGKADRGAHYVCVLVYVRHADDPQPIIAEGNWFGEVIDTPRGDGGFGYDPHFLLPDLGKTAAELTKAEKNSVSHRAQALAQLVERLRTFENA
- the hemW gene encoding radical SAM family heme chaperone HemW is translated as MIPIHPAGAAKTPSSTAAETGDKVTSVFLQPGKISLPASPPLSLYVHVPWCVRKCPYCDFNSHAEPDQGIPEERFLAAVRQDLEAALPMVWGRHVHTIFIGGGTPSLLSAQGLDRLLSDIRMLLPVDADAEITMEANPGTFEAERFRSYRASGVNRLSIGIQSFNDAHLQALGRIHSAAEARAAIDIARAHFDNINLDLMFALPGQTLAECEADVEAALSCDTNHVSLYHLTLEPNTYFAKYPPALPDDDTAFAMQDWIHARLAAAGYEHYEVSAYAKAGKRCKHNLNYWQFGDYLGIGPGAHGKLSFPHRVIREMRHKHPDTYLRQAETAGGAAVMQEQREVDAADLPFEFMLNALRLTDGFPVTLFQERTGLPLRSIERQLDAAEQRGLLTRDHVAIRPTELGQRFLNDLQELFLADDEN
- a CDS encoding PAS domain S-box protein — translated: MEVLNDVSAIALANSLPDGVFLVDERGRIRHANAAWQDLLGYRPSELVGQCMLELVAPDDRDRTRREAGRVQAGAKCTGFENRYRHQLGTDVQLSWSAQWSVEHRLRIGVARDVTATRALAEQSQLAQLQARLAPHESRVLQLLLTEAAEKQIAEQLGLATSTTHSYITNIYRKFGVRGRAGLMSLWLKEMQNR
- a CDS encoding DUF2968 domain-containing protein; the encoded protein is MSLVLRRTVLTFVAAASVAGAGLVHAQASAPQAPAASTAASGGTVAELQQLLAQKRLTELRTTYNGDYGTSLLLVNEDTTAYVALSYRKELWRVYKFASVAPAEGAYDTLASQTRTWAEDDLRRAVTAGQKAQLEREAQAAQQRAESLSQEVRIMQAQRQKMLTQQQTMRQETKALDIERRAYQTQVESLQQQIRLLEKQLNDPHWSPAP
- a CDS encoding ribonuclease E, which encodes MESPNFIIDGHLRLPGLVRMPPPFGPTLDNVQANAATQVSAPIDPAANTWGDAGAADHGQWRRRVTVLSIGMACTLAAALLGWQTGQHRQPAAQLDQTTVAALPPQTASPRSLDHSFASPAAPVETNEATEPHAATTAAAAANVAQATDMTFDETEVAAPVIAATPPAATPLPVKPRPRALAQAVARPPTASELQHTPVLHDETPASIEAEWATADTAPITSAYAAPGTPVHIELQRHKRFTD
- the pcp gene encoding pyroglutamyl-peptidase I codes for the protein MPTVLVTGFDPFENEPINPSWEAVRTLDGQGIAGADIVAHQLPTIFGESNKVLGKLLQTLQPDVVIAVGQAGGRAEMAIERIAINVDDARIADNAGKQPIDIAIASDGPAAYFSTLPIKAIVRELRAGGVPASVSQTAGTFVCNHVFYGLMHAIARHKLPTRGGFIHIPYLPSQAAKHPGQPSMAHDTIVTGLRIAIETTLRTLHDVRETGGQLH